One genomic segment of Paenibacillus sp. FSL H8-0332 includes these proteins:
- a CDS encoding sugar ABC transporter permease — protein MQKVFNNKMAIFLFVFPGILLFSLTFLVPIVLSAYYSFRDTLSPGTPSAFIGFANYTELLFHDSRFWLALRNAVLLGLGFILIQHPIAIFFAIMLDRLGGKAEKWFRTIFFIPCVISVVVISKMWLSLLDPTFGAFNKMLDSLGLGFLKHAWLGDSSTALISMLFILIWAGFGWGLLFYYAGLKGIPDDLYEAASLDGASGFRLHWRITVPLLSPVITVQITLAMITALKQMETVFLTTNGGPGDSTQFLAVYLYNKAFSASQYGYANAISILFIIVCLLATYLSNKLTRSDATEF, from the coding sequence ATGCAAAAAGTATTTAATAACAAAATGGCAATCTTTCTATTCGTCTTTCCGGGGATTCTCCTGTTCTCCCTGACCTTTCTCGTGCCGATTGTACTCAGCGCGTATTACTCGTTCCGAGACACCCTGTCTCCGGGAACGCCCTCGGCATTCATCGGATTCGCCAACTATACGGAGCTGCTGTTCCACGATTCACGGTTCTGGCTGGCACTTAGAAATGCCGTACTGCTCGGTCTGGGCTTTATCCTGATCCAACATCCGATTGCCATCTTTTTTGCCATAATGCTGGACCGCCTGGGCGGTAAGGCAGAGAAGTGGTTCAGAACGATTTTCTTCATCCCATGCGTCATTTCTGTAGTCGTTATCTCAAAAATGTGGTTGTCCCTGCTGGACCCTACCTTCGGCGCCTTCAACAAAATGCTCGATTCCCTGGGACTCGGCTTCCTTAAGCACGCTTGGCTGGGGGATAGCAGCACCGCGCTGATCTCCATGCTGTTCATCCTGATCTGGGCCGGCTTCGGCTGGGGATTGCTGTTCTATTATGCAGGACTCAAAGGCATTCCCGATGATTTGTATGAAGCCGCTTCACTGGACGGAGCCTCCGGCTTCCGATTGCACTGGCGGATTACCGTTCCGCTGCTGTCACCGGTTATTACGGTGCAGATTACTTTGGCTATGATTACCGCCTTGAAACAGATGGAAACCGTGTTCCTGACCACTAACGGCGGTCCCGGCGATTCCACCCAATTCCTGGCTGTGTATCTCTATAACAAGGCGTTCTCGGCCAGCCAATATGGTTATGCCAACGCCATCTCGATTCTGTTCATCATTGTCTGCCTGCTAGCCACCTATCTCAGTAATAAATTGACCCGCAGTGATGCGACGGAATTCTAA
- a CDS encoding extracellular solute-binding protein gives MVMNSKSTRNILLVTALAAVSVLSACGGGNDKNNNAGSSTNGGTTGSADKEVTLRLFSNLPDRKSGQGLAEQMVIDNYIKANPNVKIDIETLAEEPFKNKLKAYMASNESLDVTMVHGGAELNTLVQAGYVKELNPAEYEGDTYKFLPGVYKSFTFNDKLYGLPRNSDYEVIYYNKKLFDDNGIKIPTTYAELLEAGKQFRAKGIEPMSMNGKDLWSFAAFFQDLVVRLTGDQNLMLDAVAKKKNFTEDENFLAAAKLLAEARDTKLFQESFMTADYGASQNLFTQGRAAMWYMGSWEAGMATNDKLPEDFRNNVNVLKFPVVEGGKGKDTDLLAWNGGGYSLVSSSKHPEEAKKFFDYMMSADQWAKIVWDTGAAVPAQKYELSGKESELQKQLTEVLTGATSTAGSIALDSGTPKFKDDAQNAFGKFFAGGSTPQQLLADLQKAAETQ, from the coding sequence ATGGTTATGAATTCAAAGTCCACACGTAATATACTGCTGGTTACGGCCCTTGCGGCAGTCTCGGTGCTTAGCGCATGCGGAGGCGGCAATGACAAGAACAATAATGCAGGCAGCAGCACGAACGGCGGCACAACCGGCTCTGCGGACAAGGAAGTAACGCTGCGTCTGTTCTCGAACCTTCCCGACCGTAAATCCGGCCAGGGGTTGGCAGAGCAAATGGTAATCGACAACTATATCAAAGCGAATCCCAATGTCAAGATCGATATCGAAACCCTCGCCGAGGAGCCGTTCAAAAACAAGCTGAAGGCGTACATGGCCTCCAACGAATCGCTGGACGTCACGATGGTTCACGGCGGAGCAGAGCTGAATACACTGGTACAAGCCGGCTATGTGAAAGAGCTGAACCCTGCGGAATACGAAGGAGATACTTACAAATTCCTGCCGGGCGTGTACAAATCGTTCACCTTCAACGACAAGCTCTATGGCTTGCCCCGCAACAGTGATTATGAAGTGATCTATTATAACAAAAAACTGTTCGATGACAATGGCATCAAGATTCCGACTACCTACGCCGAGTTACTGGAAGCAGGCAAGCAGTTCCGCGCCAAAGGCATTGAGCCGATGTCGATGAATGGTAAGGACCTGTGGAGCTTCGCGGCCTTCTTCCAGGATCTTGTCGTACGCCTCACCGGTGATCAGAACCTGATGCTGGATGCGGTAGCGAAGAAGAAGAATTTCACCGAAGATGAGAACTTCCTAGCTGCGGCTAAGCTGCTGGCAGAAGCCAGAGACACCAAGCTGTTCCAGGAATCGTTCATGACAGCAGACTACGGCGCCTCGCAGAACCTGTTCACGCAAGGCCGTGCAGCCATGTGGTATATGGGCTCCTGGGAAGCGGGTATGGCTACCAATGACAAGCTGCCGGAAGACTTCCGCAACAATGTGAATGTGCTGAAATTCCCGGTTGTCGAGGGCGGCAAAGGCAAGGACACCGATCTTCTGGCCTGGAACGGCGGCGGATACTCGCTGGTCAGCAGCTCGAAGCATCCTGAAGAAGCCAAGAAGTTCTTCGACTATATGATGTCCGCCGATCAGTGGGCCAAGATTGTATGGGATACCGGAGCGGCTGTACCGGCACAGAAGTATGAGCTTAGCGGCAAAGAGAGCGAGCTGCAGAAGCAACTGACAGAGGTTCTGACTGGAGCAACCAGCACAGCAGGTTCTATCGCTCTTGACTCCGGAACGCCTAAGTTCAAGGATGATGCACAGAATGCCTTCGGCAAGTTCTTCGCTGGCGGATCAACACCGCAGCAGCTGCTGGCTGATCTTCAGAAGGCTGCGGAAACACAATAA
- a CDS encoding response regulator has translation MIIVDDEERARVGIRTLIDWQSHGIHIAGEARDGLEALELLDTYAVDIMLTDIRMPQMDGLELIKVVSEKYPSVKSVIMSGFDDFAYAQQAIRCGVSNYLLKPSRRQEILSTVLAITEQIQSEKLEITTLEHLRQGFRESLPLLKEKTLSQLILTESPAYSRLLANLKMNQLVFPYLLYGIILLRIDNFQLLHEKYMHEDTELLKYGLKNICEESLPEAVLCVAFEHQDDIVLILNMDELPDQEELSGFIRIIQENIASFLRFTVSAGIGSIDKNIEHLRHSFVEACLALNTTNYTGIAKIVEYSGEFDAESSQSSYPLHEEQEVLKAVRGGSPADIADKLTLFNVALQPETVSRDQVIKSSFALFFALYKLCIENNVNVNKVFGQNLTELIHVLSRSSLDNLFQSLLETAQRVSEHLTSKKNSNKLLEAAKSYIGEHFMKDINREIVAREIYITPGYLSLLFKQQLKISFIDYLHKVRIEHACQLFKDPGMRIEDIALQSGYNDTKYFYQVFKKYKGVTPNQFRSNTE, from the coding sequence ATGATTATTGTGGACGATGAGGAGCGGGCGCGGGTAGGCATAAGGACTCTGATTGACTGGCAGTCGCACGGCATCCATATTGCAGGCGAAGCCAGAGACGGCCTGGAGGCCCTTGAACTCCTGGATACCTATGCCGTCGATATCATGCTAACGGATATCCGGATGCCGCAAATGGACGGCCTGGAGTTAATCAAGGTTGTCTCCGAGAAATACCCCAGCGTCAAATCGGTCATTATGAGCGGATTCGATGATTTCGCCTATGCCCAGCAAGCCATAAGATGCGGGGTCAGCAACTATCTGCTGAAGCCGAGCCGCCGGCAGGAGATTCTGAGCACCGTTCTGGCCATCACGGAGCAGATTCAATCGGAGAAGCTGGAGATTACTACGCTTGAGCATCTGCGGCAAGGCTTCCGGGAGAGTCTGCCCCTGCTGAAGGAGAAGACGTTAAGCCAGCTCATTCTCACCGAGAGTCCCGCGTATTCCCGGCTGCTGGCTAATCTCAAGATGAACCAGCTGGTTTTTCCCTATCTGCTGTACGGCATCATTCTGCTGCGGATCGACAATTTCCAGCTGCTGCATGAGAAGTATATGCATGAGGATACGGAGCTGCTGAAGTACGGGCTGAAGAATATTTGCGAGGAGTCGCTGCCGGAGGCTGTGCTATGTGTTGCCTTCGAACATCAGGACGATATTGTGCTAATTCTGAATATGGACGAGCTGCCGGATCAGGAGGAATTAAGTGGTTTTATCCGGATTATTCAGGAGAATATCGCCAGCTTCTTGAGGTTCACCGTATCCGCCGGGATCGGAAGTATCGACAAGAATATTGAGCATCTGCGCCACTCCTTCGTGGAGGCCTGCCTGGCCTTGAATACAACCAACTATACCGGCATCGCTAAAATCGTGGAGTACAGCGGAGAATTCGATGCCGAGTCCTCTCAATCCTCCTATCCTCTGCATGAGGAGCAGGAGGTGCTGAAGGCGGTACGCGGCGGTTCCCCAGCGGACATCGCCGATAAGCTGACGCTGTTCAACGTGGCCCTGCAGCCTGAGACGGTGTCCAGGGACCAGGTGATCAAGTCGAGCTTCGCGCTGTTCTTCGCCCTGTATAAATTATGTATTGAGAACAACGTCAACGTGAACAAGGTGTTCGGGCAAAATCTGACTGAGCTGATCCATGTCCTGTCCCGCTCCAGTCTGGATAACCTGTTCCAGTCGCTGTTGGAGACGGCCCAGCGGGTCAGTGAGCATCTGACGTCCAAAAAGAACAGCAACAAGCTGCTCGAAGCAGCCAAGAGCTATATCGGCGAGCACTTCATGAAGGATATCAACCGCGAGATCGTCGCCAGGGAGATCTATATTACCCCCGGATATTTAAGCCTGCTGTTCAAGCAGCAGCTTAAGATCAGCTTCATCGATTATCTGCATAAGGTCCGCATCGAGCATGCCTGCCAGCTATTCAAAGATCCCGGAATGAGGATCGAGGATATCGCTCTGCAGTCCGGGTATAACGATACGAAATATTTCTATCAGGTGTTCAAAAAGTATAAAGGCGTCACGCCCAATCAGTTCCGCAGCAATACGGAATGA
- a CDS encoding glycoside hydrolase family 30 protein produces MEATTAEAVDLAFTGQLHQNIEGFGGCFNELGFEALNLLADGDRSAVLHSLFHPDGDQRFSICRLPIGASDYALEWYSLNETDGDYAMEHFSIERDRKYLIPYIREALKLNPELKLFASPWSPPTWMKFPRAYNYGTLRWEKDILEAYALYFVKFVQAYAEEGITIHQVHVQNEVVADQKFPSCVWTGEQLLEFIRDYLGPAFEQHGLATEIWLGTINAPEPWDEWMKQKDSSFDAYAHTVLSDPEAYKYVKGVGYQWAGKYGIQRTVQAYPELRYMQTENECGDGENTWFYAKYIFSLYQHYFTNGVNAYIYWNMVLLPKGRSTWGWEQNAMITVDPGGVKAVNNPEFYVMKHFAHFVGPGSSRIGLKGKWTGNAVAFETPESRRVLVIANPFKESRTVTLSNDGTHYKLKLDAESFNTLLL; encoded by the coding sequence CTGGAAGCCACCACTGCCGAAGCAGTGGATCTGGCGTTCACCGGACAATTGCATCAGAATATCGAAGGGTTCGGCGGATGCTTCAATGAGCTGGGGTTCGAGGCGCTGAATCTCCTCGCAGACGGGGACAGAAGCGCTGTGCTGCATTCGCTGTTTCACCCGGACGGGGATCAACGGTTCAGCATTTGCCGCCTGCCGATCGGGGCCAGCGACTATGCCCTGGAATGGTACAGCCTGAATGAGACCGATGGCGATTACGCCATGGAGCATTTCTCCATCGAGCGGGACCGCAAGTATCTGATCCCCTATATCCGCGAAGCCCTCAAGCTGAACCCGGAGCTGAAATTATTCGCCTCCCCCTGGAGTCCGCCCACATGGATGAAATTCCCGCGCGCCTACAATTACGGCACCTTGCGCTGGGAGAAGGATATTCTGGAGGCCTATGCGCTCTACTTCGTGAAGTTCGTCCAGGCTTATGCCGAAGAGGGAATTACCATTCATCAGGTGCACGTGCAGAACGAGGTAGTGGCCGATCAGAAATTCCCGTCCTGTGTATGGACCGGCGAGCAATTGCTGGAATTCATCCGTGATTATCTGGGGCCGGCTTTTGAACAGCATGGACTTGCTACGGAGATCTGGCTGGGCACGATCAATGCGCCGGAGCCTTGGGACGAGTGGATGAAGCAGAAGGACAGCAGCTTCGATGCCTATGCACATACCGTATTAAGTGATCCTGAAGCTTACAAGTATGTGAAGGGAGTCGGCTACCAGTGGGCGGGCAAATACGGCATTCAGCGTACGGTACAGGCTTATCCTGAACTGCGTTATATGCAGACGGAGAACGAATGCGGGGACGGGGAGAACACCTGGTTCTATGCCAAATATATATTCAGCCTGTACCAGCATTATTTCACTAATGGTGTGAACGCGTATATTTACTGGAATATGGTGTTGCTGCCGAAGGGGCGCAGTACGTGGGGTTGGGAACAGAACGCCATGATTACTGTAGACCCGGGCGGCGTTAAGGCAGTGAACAATCCCGAGTTCTATGTCATGAAGCATTTCGCTCATTTCGTGGGTCCCGGCTCCAGCAGAATCGGCCTCAAGGGCAAATGGACCGGCAATGCAGTCGCCTTCGAGACGCCGGAGAGCAGACGGGTCCTCGTCATTGCCAATCCGTTCAAGGAATCGCGGACGGTCACCCTCTCGAATGACGGCACGCATTACAAGCTGAAGCTGGATGCGGAATCTTTCAATACACTCCTGTTATAA
- a CDS encoding carbohydrate ABC transporter permease, with translation MTKSTKTILWVFFLIVALVQLFPLIWLIDFSFLSSNEFYSSSVLKWPSDPQWQNYINAWVDGKFLRYFINSVLVTSVTILLTVILSLTLGYAFTRMQWKLRPIFFTIILLGIMIPIHATLLPNFAIFKALGLTDSYLGLILPYTAVSVPLGTFILTGFMRSIPKAMEESAVVDGANIYRIVFQIIAPLTAPALVTVIVTTFLNCWNEFIMASTFLSKDALKTLPFSVMNFAGQYSSDYGSQFAVMVLTSIPAIVIYALFNEQITKGVTAGAVKG, from the coding sequence ATGACAAAAAGCACAAAAACCATACTATGGGTGTTCTTCCTGATCGTCGCCCTGGTCCAGCTGTTCCCGCTCATCTGGCTGATTGATTTCTCATTCTTAAGCAGCAATGAGTTCTACTCCTCCAGCGTCCTGAAATGGCCAAGTGATCCGCAGTGGCAGAACTATATCAATGCTTGGGTGGACGGCAAATTCCTGCGTTACTTCATTAACAGTGTCTTGGTTACCTCAGTGACCATTCTGTTAACGGTGATTCTGTCCCTTACGCTGGGCTATGCCTTTACCCGTATGCAGTGGAAGCTGCGTCCCATCTTCTTCACCATTATCCTGCTGGGGATTATGATTCCGATCCATGCGACTCTCCTGCCTAACTTTGCCATCTTCAAGGCGCTGGGCTTGACGGATTCCTATCTCGGGCTGATCCTGCCCTACACCGCAGTGTCTGTACCGCTGGGGACCTTCATCCTGACCGGCTTCATGCGGAGTATTCCAAAAGCTATGGAAGAGTCCGCTGTAGTAGACGGCGCGAATATTTACCGGATTGTCTTCCAGATCATTGCACCGCTTACCGCGCCTGCACTGGTTACGGTCATCGTTACAACGTTCCTGAACTGCTGGAATGAATTCATCATGGCATCGACCTTCCTCAGCAAGGATGCGCTGAAGACGCTGCCCTTCTCGGTCATGAACTTCGCCGGCCAGTATTCCTCAGACTACGGCTCACAATTTGCGGTTATGGTGCTGACATCGATCCCGGCCATTGTCATCTACGCTCTCTTCAACGAACAGATTACCAAGGGCGTGACAGCGGGCGCGGTAAAAGGCTGA
- a CDS encoding beta-galactosidase, with product MDHLLYGVAYYDEYMPYDRLTQDIQMMKDAGINTVRIAESTWSTHEPQNGVFDFSSVRRVLDAMHEAGIHVIVGTPTYAVPAWMVKEHPEVLAVTVNGEGKYGARQIMDITSPAYLFYAERIIRKLMAVVHRHPAVIGYQIDNETKHYETAGPNVQLSFIKYMRETYGTLEAINHQFGLDYWSNRIDSWEDFPSMVGTINGSLGAEFARFQRGLVNEFLAWQVGIVNEYKQPGQFTTHNFDFEWRGYSFGVQPSVDHFAASQPFDIAGTDIYHPSQDQLTGAEIAFGGDLIRSLKQDNYFVLETQAQAFPEWTPYPGQLRQLAFSHLGSGASMVAYWHWHSIHNSFETYWKGLLSHDFLPNPVYQEAQTIGADFKRLSDQLIGLKKTSKVAVMVSNEALSAIEWFKLPGGLIYNDVVRWMYDELYKMNIACDFIQPGSPRLSEYELVVVPALYAVSDEALQQLNDYVRSGGHVVYSFKSGFTDEQVKVRHTAQPGIIHEACGIAYSHFATPNAVTGLTGKLFPEGAEAGVHTVRIWMEMIIPGSAEVLASYDHPQWGEYAAVTRNTFGEGTATYIGCMTGPAALAEILRDTLQLAELWGADQQLSFPLIVKSGVNRQGHTIRYYYNYSAQPLSFKYPYEAGTELLSGNPVAQDQELTIGAWGVMIIK from the coding sequence ATGGATCACTTGTTATACGGCGTTGCTTATTATGATGAATACATGCCTTATGACCGTCTTACGCAGGACATCCAAATGATGAAGGATGCGGGCATTAATACCGTCCGGATTGCCGAGTCCACCTGGAGCACGCATGAGCCGCAGAACGGGGTATTCGACTTCTCCTCTGTACGTAGAGTGCTGGATGCGATGCATGAGGCCGGAATACATGTCATTGTCGGAACGCCTACCTATGCGGTGCCGGCCTGGATGGTCAAGGAGCACCCGGAGGTGCTGGCCGTGACTGTGAACGGGGAAGGCAAATATGGCGCCAGACAGATTATGGATATCACGAGTCCGGCGTATCTGTTCTACGCGGAGCGTATCATCCGCAAGCTGATGGCTGTGGTACATAGACATCCTGCGGTAATTGGCTACCAAATCGATAATGAGACCAAACATTATGAGACAGCCGGACCGAACGTCCAGCTTAGCTTCATTAAATACATGAGGGAAACCTACGGAACGCTCGAAGCCATCAACCACCAGTTCGGTCTGGATTACTGGAGTAACCGGATCGACAGCTGGGAGGACTTCCCGTCCATGGTAGGGACAATCAACGGCAGCCTGGGGGCGGAATTCGCCCGATTCCAGCGTGGGCTGGTGAATGAGTTCCTGGCGTGGCAGGTCGGAATTGTGAATGAGTATAAGCAGCCGGGGCAGTTCACCACACATAACTTCGATTTCGAGTGGCGGGGCTATTCGTTCGGTGTTCAGCCTTCGGTGGATCATTTTGCGGCTTCGCAGCCTTTTGACATTGCCGGTACAGATATTTATCACCCGTCCCAGGATCAGCTTACAGGTGCAGAGATTGCCTTCGGGGGAGATCTAATCCGCTCGCTGAAGCAGGATAACTACTTCGTGCTGGAGACCCAGGCGCAAGCGTTCCCGGAGTGGACGCCATATCCAGGACAGCTGCGGCAGCTGGCGTTCAGCCATCTGGGCTCAGGCGCTTCGATGGTCGCCTACTGGCATTGGCATTCGATTCATAATTCCTTCGAGACCTACTGGAAGGGCTTGCTCAGCCATGACTTCCTGCCGAATCCGGTATATCAGGAAGCCCAGACTATCGGCGCGGACTTCAAGCGGTTAAGCGACCAGTTGATCGGACTGAAGAAGACCAGCAAGGTGGCTGTTATGGTCAGCAATGAAGCACTGTCGGCGATCGAATGGTTCAAGCTGCCCGGCGGATTGATCTATAACGATGTGGTCCGCTGGATGTACGATGAACTCTATAAAATGAACATCGCCTGCGATTTCATCCAGCCGGGCAGCCCGCGCCTCAGCGAGTATGAGCTGGTTGTGGTTCCTGCGTTATACGCTGTCTCGGATGAGGCGCTCCAGCAATTGAATGACTACGTTCGCAGCGGCGGCCATGTGGTTTATTCCTTCAAGAGCGGGTTCACCGATGAACAGGTGAAGGTTCGTCATACCGCACAGCCCGGGATTATTCATGAGGCCTGCGGGATTGCTTATAGTCATTTTGCCACGCCGAATGCGGTTACTGGACTTACCGGCAAGCTGTTCCCTGAGGGAGCCGAAGCAGGCGTTCACACCGTCCGCATCTGGATGGAGATGATCATTCCCGGTTCAGCAGAGGTGCTGGCCAGCTACGATCATCCCCAGTGGGGCGAATATGCAGCCGTCACCCGAAATACCTTCGGCGAAGGAACAGCCACCTACATTGGTTGTATGACCGGACCTGCCGCACTTGCGGAGATCCTGCGCGATACGCTCCAGCTGGCCGAGTTATGGGGAGCGGACCAGCAGCTGTCGTTCCCGCTCATCGTGAAGTCCGGTGTGAACCGCCAGGGCCATACCATCCGTTACTACTACAACTACTCCGCCCAGCCGCTCAGCTTCAAATATCCGTACGAAGCCGGAACGGAACTGCTGTCCGGGAACCCGGTGGCGCAGGATCAGGAACTTACGATTGGTGCTTGGGGCGTTATGATTATTAAATAA
- a CDS encoding sensor histidine kinase → MNLRYKITILIFLLITGVACTLGAYSYNISKQQIINKVSNSNQSVLKQIDSNLARMQKTLADWVTVFSLAPVVQDTLRSNPPDSAKIENQLYNGPTASIMNQMLVTGNFDYLALYGSLSEPLFQVATDDSSGAYSLSKITSNDTYKQTVALNGASYWFPLTEENNVFIQSNRNDKLGMTRIIRDIVNGNRIGFVFVGINLETIRRTYLTNLYDKDHGILILSERGEQLLSAGKETYSPEAVDFVMKQAKAGILSGNTIVSLEGKDTLLNYNINEDGWITLYSVPLRSLTGELNSIKSAVLVMVLASLVLSVPLLMLFSSFLTAPIKTLLLSMRRFQNGQFEEKVEIKYWDEIGQLSRGYNNMVGNIKALVDDAYLLKLKEQEAELKALQSQINPHFLYNMLDTIFWEAEAAGQDKISEMVINLSRLFRLSLNQGKSFTSVAKEKELIELYLSLQKMRFQESLDYVIDIPEELYSYVILKLSLQPFIENALIHGIERKRGGGRVSISGQRTGDQLRFVIEDNGGGMSSETLQKILAMPDETDVYTARDVGGYAVQNVQARLKHFYKGDYALNYTSVPGEGTRVEIVVPVIVNDMQE, encoded by the coding sequence ATGAACCTGCGATACAAGATAACCATACTGATCTTCCTGCTGATTACCGGGGTGGCCTGCACGCTGGGCGCCTACTCTTATAACATCTCCAAGCAGCAGATCATTAACAAGGTGAGCAACTCCAACCAGAGTGTGCTCAAGCAGATTGACAGTAATCTCGCCCGTATGCAAAAGACGTTAGCCGACTGGGTCACCGTATTCAGCCTCGCTCCAGTCGTCCAGGACACGCTGAGAAGCAATCCCCCGGATTCGGCGAAGATCGAGAACCAGCTCTATAACGGACCCACCGCATCAATCATGAACCAGATGCTGGTGACCGGAAACTTCGACTATCTGGCTCTGTACGGCAGCTTGTCCGAGCCGTTGTTTCAGGTTGCTACCGATGACAGCAGCGGTGCGTATAGTTTGAGCAAAATTACCTCAAATGATACTTATAAACAGACCGTTGCCTTAAACGGTGCCTCCTACTGGTTCCCGCTGACGGAAGAGAATAATGTATTCATTCAGAGCAACCGCAATGACAAGCTCGGCATGACCCGGATTATCCGCGATATTGTGAACGGAAACCGGATCGGCTTTGTGTTCGTCGGCATTAATCTGGAGACCATCCGCAGAACCTATCTGACGAATCTGTATGACAAGGATCACGGCATCCTCATTCTGAGTGAGCGGGGCGAACAGCTGCTGTCGGCAGGCAAAGAGACCTATAGCCCCGAAGCTGTAGACTTCGTGATGAAGCAGGCCAAGGCCGGTATTCTGTCCGGCAACACCATCGTCAGCCTGGAGGGCAAGGATACGCTGCTGAATTACAACATCAACGAAGATGGCTGGATCACCCTATACAGTGTTCCGCTCCGTTCGCTGACTGGGGAGCTTAATTCCATCAAATCGGCAGTGCTCGTGATGGTATTAGCCAGTCTGGTGCTTAGTGTTCCTCTGCTGATGTTATTCTCCTCCTTCCTGACAGCGCCGATCAAGACGCTGCTGCTGTCCATGCGGCGCTTCCAGAACGGGCAGTTCGAGGAGAAGGTGGAGATCAAATATTGGGATGAGATCGGCCAGCTGAGCCGGGGCTACAATAATATGGTCGGCAACATCAAGGCGCTGGTCGACGATGCCTATCTGCTGAAGCTGAAGGAGCAGGAGGCAGAGCTTAAGGCGCTGCAATCGCAGATCAATCCCCATTTTCTCTACAACATGCTCGACACGATCTTCTGGGAAGCAGAGGCGGCAGGACAGGACAAGATCAGCGAGATGGTGATCAACCTCTCCCGGCTCTTCCGGTTAAGTCTCAACCAGGGCAAGAGCTTCACCAGCGTAGCCAAGGAAAAAGAGCTGATTGAGCTGTATCTGTCGCTCCAGAAGATGCGGTTCCAGGAATCTCTCGACTATGTGATTGACATTCCTGAGGAGCTGTACTCCTATGTCATCCTGAAGCTCAGCCTGCAGCCGTTCATTGAGAACGCGCTGATCCACGGCATTGAACGCAAGCGCGGCGGCGGACGGGTAAGCATCAGCGGACAACGCACCGGAGATCAGCTGAGGTTCGTGATTGAGGATAACGGGGGCGGCATGAGCAGTGAGACGCTGCAAAAGATTCTGGCCATGCCTGACGAGACCGATGTGTACACTGCCCGGGATGTCGGCGGCTATGCGGTACAGAATGTCCAGGCACGGCTGAAGCATTTTTATAAAGGTGACTATGCCTTGAACTATACCAGTGTCCCCGGAGAGGGTACGCGCGTGGAGATCGTAGTTCCGGTTATAGTAAATGACATGCAAGAATAG